The genomic window ACACAATAATAACCAGCAATAAAATAATCTATAAAACCTAAAATCAGGGAATCAATGATACAAAGAGATACCTCAGGGTTAGAAGAAAGATGAAATGTAGATTAAGAATGCGAATTAGGGCAATGTCTAGAGTTGTTTAGAAGCGTTATGGATGACGGGACGGGACAGGGCCACtgtgaagtcccttctttatgctgccattattttttctttaccaGTGCTCAGGTACCAAAAGAGGCAGGACAGGCATgatgtgtaacacaacagctaGTTGGCCTCTAGTGTAACGTATTACAAGGGCGTCTGCAGCGCTCTATAAACAATAGCAATgccataacatggcaataacaataatttactgTGCCTGGTTTCATCCTCGTCGGCTAGtctcatcctctgcttggaaggtaaggagctcctggacctcattatttgaccaatttgtggacattttcggTCACAGATCTTTTCttagttagctgctaactactACAAACTGCTTTTACAGCCCAGTTCAAACCAAAGAttcattgcagagaaaagttgcagcagtgtgaattggccagtctgagctcgactcaaggcggctgatggtgtcacctgcaactcagttAGTCAAATTGACAGCAGCCGGTTTTAGAATGTAACTCATCATCTTTTCCACAGCCAATCGGTTTGAAGTAAAGTCTGCTGgttaagtcaaaatgaccacggACGGCCTGTTCGCTGGCTGCGGCAAGTGGTCCATCACCGCTGAGCCCTCTTTTCTGTCCTCACATGTTTCGGTGTCGGATGTTGGGTCCCTGCTGCTACTCACTGTATGTGCCAATCCCCCCGCCCCCCATATTTTAAGAAgttacaaattatatttagcaacaaaataagtctgaaaagctggaaatcagaatgtAAGTAGAGAGAGTCacactgtctcatctagttgcattagtgtgaactggcaggtttgtAGAACGCTGCAGAATGGTCCATTGCAAGTAGCTGCCTGTTTGTTCAACAATGTCTGAACAATTTAATCTTGCTGCTGCCCAGAACATCATACTTGTTCCGTCCATGGTCCCGTCCTACcaactgtcccttttacacagacacagacattcaacactgttactacctctgacATTAGCAGCTACATCCCATTTAGGTGAGCTATTTccagggtcctggtattgtgctTGCTGGCTCactatcactgctcactgggaCACTGGGTCAACCAAATCTCCACTGGGAAAATTcttttcacctgtgcttttcctgctatgataagtcaaaatgtctgccaccATTTACTGTAAAAGCTGACGGTATATTTAAGACAATGCTAAATGGATGATATCTGTAACTTATATAATATCAACAGCAGTAAAAGTAATAATGTATATCTTAATTCATGACAGTATCTTGAAAAAATGACAATCTGATTTTTAGTTTGATCTTTTAGCATTTATTTCCACCTTTATTTATAGAATAAAACATCAATCAAGTCATTTTTCAACAAGTTATAAACAAACAGTATTCAATGAAGTTTTGACATACCAATCCACCATCATTATACATATTATAAAAATCAAgaacagacaagacaagaaATTGTACTACTACTTCACAGTCTGTATTTTGTTTAAATTGTTTATGTTTAAAActcctttttatttattgctgaGAGCAATTAAAAATAACACCTTGATCTAtactgtaactgtgtgtgtgttaaagggtTTTAATATATGACATATTTTCACACTTGGCACAGAAgctgtgttgttttgtctggATGGTGATGATGTGTTTTGGCTACTGATCTTGGTCATTTACTCTCTTGCAAGAATTATGAGGAAATGCATGATACGATCTATCAGTGAAGTAATAAAGTTATATTCGTTAGCACTTGTGCTTCCCTTggacttttgttttgtctgcacttctttgtacatggcatctGTGTAGAATGTTGCCCCATTTGCAGCATACATGTCATCAATTTTTTTGATCAGCTCTTCCACTTGTCTTCTGTCTTTCCTGGTGTTGTTAAAGACATGGAACCTTTGTCCACAGCTTTGGATGACTCGTCGAAGCTCTGGCTTGCCTTCAGTTACATACTGTTGTATGCTCATGTCTCCAAGATCATCACCTCTGGTGAACAGCACGATCATGTACTGATTAGCTTTTGGACCAAACAGCTTTTGCAGGGCTTCTACAGAGTTCTTCTCTTCCGTGGTGAATCGACCAACTTGGATGACCAGCAGGAACACATGAGGTCCAGGACATGAGACTTCAACAcatttcacaatttcattttTGATGAAGTCCTTGGTTTTCTTGGTATCCAGGATTCCCGGTGTGTCTACTACAGTAACTTCTCTCTTACCATAGAGTGTCACACCTTTCTTACAGGTCTCGGTCACTGACTCTGAACTGGGACGggaatcaaaatgtttttctccaAGAATGGTGTTTCCAACAGCACTCTTGCCCACACCAGTTTTTCCAATCATCACGATTCTCAAATCAGGACCTGCAAAACAATTCATGACTTCTGTTTAAGCTGTCCAAAAACCTCATTGACTTAATGTACAAATAGTTCAGTAAATATGAGCTCATTGTCATAGATTTTAAACATGATTAGTCATACATGGAGTagatacaaacaaaaactgtttttttgagTCTCACCAGAAGCAGCTGAACCCATTTTCTCTCAGCAGCGTTGTCTCAACAAAGATGACAAAGATGAATGTTAAGGCTTTAAGGCCGTTGTTCATTTATATGGTGGCTACACAGCTGACACGCCTCACAGTATTTGCATAACAGGTCCATATAAAACAGGAAGACAGCAGCACAGTCTACAGACACCACACAGCCTGTCTGTACTTTGCTGCGCTGGATCCATGAACCATGTCCCACAGTAAGTTTTGCAGTAATAATTTTCTAttatgcatgtttgtt from Epinephelus lanceolatus isolate andai-2023 chromosome 20, ASM4190304v1, whole genome shotgun sequence includes these protein-coding regions:
- the LOC117264905 gene encoding GTPase IMAP family member 9-like; protein product: MGSAASGPDLRIVMIGKTGVGKSAVGNTILGEKHFDSRPSSESVTETCKKGVTLYGKREVTVVDTPGILDTKKTKDFIKNEIVKCVEVSCPGPHVFLLVIQVGRFTTEEKNSVEALQKLFGPKANQYMIVLFTRGDDLGDMSIQQYVTEGKPELRRVIQSCGQRFHVFNNTRKDRRQVEELIKKIDDMYAANGATFYTDAMYKEVQTKQKSKGSTSANEYNFITSLIDRIMHFLIILARE